From the genome of Bos taurus isolate L1 Dominette 01449 registration number 42190680 breed Hereford chromosome 27, ARS-UCD2.0, whole genome shotgun sequence, one region includes:
- the DUSP26 gene encoding dual specificity protein phosphatase 26 produces MCPGNWLWASVTFMARFSRSGSRSPVRVRGALEEPPAVQHPFLNVFELERLLYTGKTACNHADEVWPGLYLGDQEIANNHRELRRLGITHVLNASHSRWRGTPEAYEGLGIRYLGVEAHDSPAFDMSVHFQAAADFIHRALSQPGGRILVHCAVGVSRSATLVLAYLMLYHRLTLVEAIKKVKDHRGIIPNRGFLRQLLALDRRLRQGLEA; encoded by the exons ATGTGTCCTGGCAACTGGCTCTGGGCTTCGGTGACATTCATGGCCCGCTTCTCCCGGAGCGGCTCGAGGTCTCCAGTCCGCGTGAGAGGCGCCCTGGAGGAGCCGCCCGCCGTCCAGCACCCCTTCCTCAACGTCTTCGAGTTGGAGAGGCTGCTGTACACCGGGAAGACCGCCTGTAACCACGCCGACGAGGTCTGGCCAGGCCTCTACCTCGGAGACCA GGAAATAGCCAACAACCACCGGGAGCTGCGTCGCCTGGGCATCACGCACGTCCTCAACGCCTCTCACAGCCGGTGGCGAGGGACGCCCGAAGCCTACGAGGGGCTGGGCATCCGCTACCTGGGTGTCGAGGCCCATGACTCGCCGGCCTTCGACATGAGTGTCCACTTCCAGGCAGCCGCTGACTTCATCCACCGGGCGCTGAGCCAGCCAGGAG GGAGGATCCTGGTGCACTGCGCCGTGGGAGTGAGCCGCTCGGCCACCCTGGTGCTGGCCTACCTCATGCTGTACCACCGCCTCACCCTTGTGGAGGCCATCAAGAAAGTCAAGGACCACCGAGGCATCATCCCCAACCGGGGCTTCCTGAGGCAGCTCCTGGCCTTGGACCGCAGGCTGCGGCAGGGGCTGGAGGcgtga
- the DUSP26 gene encoding dual specificity protein phosphatase 26 isoform X1, translating to MMIMVMLMMKMSILMLPPGHPPRLTSRTSGAARPPAASKMCPGNWLWASVTFMARFSRSGSRSPVRVRGALEEPPAVQHPFLNVFELERLLYTGKTACNHADEVWPGLYLGDQEIANNHRELRRLGITHVLNASHSRWRGTPEAYEGLGIRYLGVEAHDSPAFDMSVHFQAAADFIHRALSQPGGRILVHCAVGVSRSATLVLAYLMLYHRLTLVEAIKKVKDHRGIIPNRGFLRQLLALDRRLRQGLEA from the exons atgatgataatggtgatgctGATGATGAAGATGTCGATCCTGATG CTGCCACCTGGACACCCGCCCCGCCTCACCTCGCGCACCTCGGGGGCTGCCAGGCCTCCTGCCGCCTCTAAGATGTGTCCTGGCAACTGGCTCTGGGCTTCGGTGACATTCATGGCCCGCTTCTCCCGGAGCGGCTCGAGGTCTCCAGTCCGCGTGAGAGGCGCCCTGGAGGAGCCGCCCGCCGTCCAGCACCCCTTCCTCAACGTCTTCGAGTTGGAGAGGCTGCTGTACACCGGGAAGACCGCCTGTAACCACGCCGACGAGGTCTGGCCAGGCCTCTACCTCGGAGACCA GGAAATAGCCAACAACCACCGGGAGCTGCGTCGCCTGGGCATCACGCACGTCCTCAACGCCTCTCACAGCCGGTGGCGAGGGACGCCCGAAGCCTACGAGGGGCTGGGCATCCGCTACCTGGGTGTCGAGGCCCATGACTCGCCGGCCTTCGACATGAGTGTCCACTTCCAGGCAGCCGCTGACTTCATCCACCGGGCGCTGAGCCAGCCAGGAG GGAGGATCCTGGTGCACTGCGCCGTGGGAGTGAGCCGCTCGGCCACCCTGGTGCTGGCCTACCTCATGCTGTACCACCGCCTCACCCTTGTGGAGGCCATCAAGAAAGTCAAGGACCACCGAGGCATCATCCCCAACCGGGGCTTCCTGAGGCAGCTCCTGGCCTTGGACCGCAGGCTGCGGCAGGGGCTGGAGGcgtga